The genomic stretch ACGGCCACCCCGCTGGCCCCGTCGTTCGCGCCGATGAATATTCCCTTGGGGTTCCGGGTGTCCTCGTCGGGAAATGGCCGCGTGTCGTAATGGGCGCAGAGCAGAATCCGCTCCTTCCGATCCGGATGCCACTGGACGATGATGTTGGCCATCGGCACCGGGCTGCCGTCCTGCGGATTGCGGGCCCGGAACTCCTGGAAGCTAACTTGAGCCTTAAGCTTCCGAAAATGTTCTGTGATAAGTTTTTGCTGGGCGACCATTCCCGCCGAGCCGCTGGGCCGCGGGCCGATCTCGCAAAGTTGCTTGAGATATTCGTAAGCCTGCTTGCCGTCGAACGGGATCTCGTCCAAACGGAATTTGGAAGTCGTTTCCGAAGGGGGCGCGGCCGAATGGCCAAGCGGATCGAACAACAGCAGCGCCGCCACCAGCGCGCCGGCCGTCACGATCGCGCCAACAAACACCATTTGGCCCGACAGCCAGCGCATGATCAGCCTCCCCACGGCGAGTGCGATTCTCATACGATTATTCTAAGCAAAACCGCCGGCCGTCAAAAGACGAATGCGCCAGCTAGCGAGCAGCAAAGATCGGTTCGCTCGACGCCCACTTCGTGCCATCGCGCTTCACGCGGCGATAGAGCGTGTCGCGCTCGACCGGTTCGCGCCCGGCCTCCGCGATCAGGCGGCGAATCTCGTCGACCGAGAGAATTTCGGGGGTCTTGGCGCCGGCGTCGTGATAGATCAATTCGTGGCGCACCGTGCCATCCAAGTCGTCCGCGCCGTAGGCCAGAGCCGTCTGAGCGGTGCCGATGCCAAGCATGATCCAATAGGCCTTAACGTGAGCGAAGTTGTCGAACAGCAGGCGGCTCGCGGCCATGATGCGCAGATCAACCAGCGCCGATGCCTTCTTGATGTGGCTGAGCTTCGTGTTTTCCGGATGAAATGCCAATGGAATGAAGGTCTGAAAACCGCCGGTTTCATCCTGCAACTCGCGCAGCCGAGTGAGATGATCGACGCGGTGATAATCGTTTTCCAAGTGCCCGTAGAGCATTGTGGCGTTCGAGCGCAGGCCGAGTTCGTGGGCCGTGCGATGGATTTCGATCCAGCGCCCGGCATCGGCCTTGTGCTCGCAAATCTGATCGCGGACCTCGGGATGAAAGATTTCGGCACCGCCGCCGGGCAGGCTGCCGAGCCCTGCCTCGCGCAGCTCGGCAAGCACTTCGCGGATCGAGCGGCCGGTGAGATGCGTGAACCAATCGATCTCGACCGCCGTCCAAGCCTTGAGGTGCAACTGCGGATAGGCGTCGTGCAGGAGCCTCAACAAGTTCAAATACCAATCGAATTTCTTTTGATGGTGCAGCCCGCCGACGATGTGCATCTCAGTGGCGCCGCAATCGACGGCCTCTCGCCCGCGGGCCAGAACCTGCTCGTCGCTCATCAGGTATCCCTTGGGATCGCGCAAATCAGAGCGAAACGCGCAGAAGATGCAGCGATAAACACAGACGTTGGTCGGGTTCAGGTGCGTGTTGATGTTGTAGTAGGCACAATTGCCGTTCTTGCGCTCACGGACCAGATTGGCGAGTTCGCCGAGTTCGTTCAAATGCACGTCGGGGCTGAACAGCAGTAGACCGTCATCGAACGATAACCGCTCGCCGGCTTCAACTTTGTCGCGGATCTCTTTCAGCGTCGGATGAACAGTGCGGATCATCGAAAAATCACCTGCTAATTGCCAAGTCAATTGTGCCCACGATCAACAGCCCGAGGCTCACGACCGCGTTGACATTGAAAAAAGCTCGATTCACGCGAGTCAGATCGTCGGGCCGAACCAGCCGATGTTCATAGACTAGCAGCGCGGCCACCGCCACCAATCCCGTCCAGTAAACCCAGCCGAACCGATTATAGACCAGCGGCAACAAACTGAGCAGGGCGATTGTTCCCACGTGACTGACGGCCGCCAGCCGCAACGCTCGGCCGATGCCGAGGCGCGCCGGCATGCTCTTCAAGCCGCGGTGGCGGTCGAATTCAAAATCCTGGCAGGCATAAATCATATCGAAGCCCGCGACCCACAACAGCACTGCCCCGCCGAGCACGACAGCCGGCAACAGATCCAGCGGGCTTCGCGTGACGAACTCGCCGCGAATCGCGATCCACGCGGAAACCGGGGCCACCATCAACGCGGCGCCGAGCCAAAAATGCGATAGCGCCGTGAATCGCTTCGTGAAGCTGTAGGCCATCAGGAACGCCAGCACCGGAAGCGATAAGTACAGGGGCAGGCGATTGGGCAAAAACAGCAGCGTCGCCGCCACGAATCCCGCCGAGCAAACTGCGGCAAAAAGTGCGACGCTCACGCGGCTCAACGTGCCCGCCGGCAAATGCCGCTCGCGCGTCCGCGGGTTCTCAGCGTCGATCTGGGCGTCGGCCAGCCGGTTGAACGCCATCGCCGCGCTGCGGGCCGTCACCATGCAGAGTAGAATCCCCGCCAGCTCGGTCCATCGCCACGGAACCGCCGGCGAGCCGCGCCGATTCTCGCTCCACGCCATCACTGCCGCCAACAACGCGAACGGCAGCGCGAACAGCGTGTGGCTGAAGCGGATGAGTTCGAGCAGGTATCGCAGGTGGCGGAACATAGTTTTGGATTCCAAGTATCAAATCTCAGATTTGAAGATCTGACGCTCGTTTTCCCTCTCCCCAACGTCGAATCAACGAATGTTCGACTCCAAGCTGATCGCAAATCCTGGCGACGACGAAATCCACCAGGTCGCTCACCGACTTCACCCCGTGATAAAACCCCGGGCTGGCTGGCAACACGACCGCTCCCGCCTCCGCGGCCCGTTTCATGTTGTCAAGCT from Pirellulales bacterium encodes the following:
- the mqnE gene encoding aminofutalosine synthase MqnE; this encodes MIRTVHPTLKEIRDKVEAGERLSFDDGLLLFSPDVHLNELGELANLVRERKNGNCAYYNINTHLNPTNVCVYRCIFCAFRSDLRDPKGYLMSDEQVLARGREAVDCGATEMHIVGGLHHQKKFDWYLNLLRLLHDAYPQLHLKAWTAVEIDWFTHLTGRSIREVLAELREAGLGSLPGGGAEIFHPEVRDQICEHKADAGRWIEIHRTAHELGLRSNATMLYGHLENDYHRVDHLTRLRELQDETGGFQTFIPLAFHPENTKLSHIKKASALVDLRIMAASRLLFDNFAHVKAYWIMLGIGTAQTALAYGADDLDGTVRHELIYHDAGAKTPEILSVDEIRRLIAEAGREPVERDTLYRRVKRDGTKWASSEPIFAAR
- a CDS encoding M28 family peptidase; translation: MRIALAVGRLIMRWLSGQMVFVGAIVTAGALVAALLLFDPLGHSAAPPSETTSKFRLDEIPFDGKQAYEYLKQLCEIGPRPSGSAGMVAQQKLITEHFRKLKAQVSFQEFRARNPQDGSPVPMANIIVQWHPDRKERILLCAHYDTRPFPDEDTRNPKGIFIGANDGASGVAV
- a CDS encoding UbiA-like polyprenyltransferase, which codes for MFRHLRYLLELIRFSHTLFALPFALLAAVMAWSENRRGSPAVPWRWTELAGILLCMVTARSAAMAFNRLADAQIDAENPRTRERHLPAGTLSRVSVALFAAVCSAGFVAATLLFLPNRLPLYLSLPVLAFLMAYSFTKRFTALSHFWLGAALMVAPVSAWIAIRGEFVTRSPLDLLPAVVLGGAVLLWVAGFDMIYACQDFEFDRHRGLKSMPARLGIGRALRLAAVSHVGTIALLSLLPLVYNRFGWVYWTGLVAVAALLVYEHRLVRPDDLTRVNRAFFNVNAVVSLGLLIVGTIDLAISR